A stretch of the Sulfurospirillum sp. UCH001 genome encodes the following:
- a CDS encoding DUF411 domain-containing protein translates to MKKLLLTSLLLGFFMSLFAETLPPVTVYKSKYCGCCGEWVKHMENNGFKVNVIETEALNEVKIKYNVPAPLASCHTAIIGNFIVEGHTPASSIKRFLKEAPKDAIGLAVPGMPLGSPGMEQGNMKQPYDVLAFDKQGHTVVFEKF, encoded by the coding sequence ATGAAAAAACTACTTTTAACAAGCCTATTATTGGGCTTTTTTATGTCACTCTTTGCAGAGACTCTTCCGCCTGTTACCGTTTACAAATCAAAATATTGTGGGTGTTGTGGCGAATGGGTTAAACATATGGAAAACAATGGATTTAAAGTCAATGTGATAGAAACAGAAGCGCTCAATGAAGTCAAAATCAAATACAATGTCCCAGCTCCTCTTGCGTCATGTCATACGGCTATTATTGGTAATTTTATCGTCGAAGGACACACTCCCGCAAGCAGTATAAAACGCTTTTTAAAAGAGGCTCCAAAAGATGCTATTGGACTTGCGGTTCCTGGTATGCCTCTTGGATCTCCTGGCATGGAGCAAGGCAATATGAAACAACCTTATGATGTACTAGCCTTTGACAAGCAAGGACATACCGTTGTTTTCGAAAAGTTTTAG
- a CDS encoding c-type cytochrome → MFSKSFSLLALLGLLQSNLLSASNEVLYNSCRFCHGEKGEVTYLGKVEPIKRLDKTALATLLQSYKKGEIDQIGLGKLMQAQIANFSDADIEQLSAYIASF, encoded by the coding sequence TTGTTTTCGAAAAGTTTTAGTCTCTTAGCTCTTTTAGGGCTTTTACAAAGCAATCTTTTGAGCGCAAGCAATGAAGTATTGTACAACTCGTGTCGTTTTTGCCATGGAGAAAAAGGAGAGGTGACTTATTTGGGAAAAGTTGAGCCTATCAAACGGCTTGATAAAACTGCTCTCGCTACACTTTTACAAAGCTATAAAAAAGGTGAGATCGATCAAATTGGGCTTGGCAAACTTATGCAAGCCCAAATAGCTAATTTTAGCGATGCAGATATTGAGCAACTAAGCGCTTATATCGCTTCATTTTAA
- a CDS encoding TerC family protein: MLESLFTLEAMMALLTLTALEIVLGIDNIIFIAILVGRLPQHQRDKGRIFGLALAMITRILLLLSLFWIMKLTSPLFTVFAQEISGRDLILILGGLFLLVKSTNEIHQDIEEAGEEEKELKKGSRGFFNTLIQIAILDIVFSLDSVITAVGMANDIIVMILAVVIAVGVMMFASKSISNFIDANPTIKILALSFLILVGVTLIAEGLDFHISKAYVYFAMAFSLAVESINIYSRKKKDKKSMVKKEA, encoded by the coding sequence ATGTTGGAATCGTTATTTACCCTTGAAGCCATGATGGCGCTATTAACGCTAACGGCTTTAGAAATTGTACTTGGCATTGATAATATTATTTTTATTGCCATCTTAGTAGGTCGTTTACCACAACACCAAAGAGATAAAGGTCGTATTTTTGGTCTCGCTCTTGCAATGATTACCCGTATCTTGCTTCTGCTTTCACTCTTCTGGATTATGAAGCTTACTTCTCCTCTTTTTACTGTTTTCGCGCAAGAAATTTCAGGACGTGATCTTATATTAATTCTCGGTGGGCTCTTTTTGCTTGTCAAGTCAACCAATGAAATTCACCAAGATATTGAAGAGGCTGGCGAAGAGGAAAAAGAACTGAAGAAAGGTTCACGAGGCTTTTTTAATACACTCATTCAAATTGCTATTTTAGACATCGTTTTTTCATTAGATTCTGTTATTACCGCAGTAGGTATGGCAAATGATATCATTGTTATGATTTTAGCCGTAGTGATTGCTGTGGGTGTTATGATGTTCGCAAGTAAAAGTATCTCTAATTTTATTGATGCTAACCCAACCATTAAGATTTTAGCACTTTCCTTTTTGATTTTAGTCGGTGTGACGCTTATTGCAGAAGGTCTTGATTTTCATATTTCCAAAGCATATGTCTATTTTGCGATGGCATTCTCTTTAGCAGTTGAGTCTATTAATATCTATAGTCGTAAGAAAAAAGATAAAAAATCAATGGTAAAAAAAGAGGCGTAA
- a CDS encoding permease codes for MFDLWEKMVDFLVYGVFGLDATTQKAQALHFFIFDTVKIYILLISIIFLISFLRTYFNTEKIRAYLQRRSTFMGNILAALFGIITPFCSCSAIPLFLGFMQARIPMGITFSFLISSPMNNEVAIALLFGLFGWKITALYIGFGLLVAILGGYVIGKLKLERYVLIPVKPMEGELEEVQISLSFTKRLAEAWQNTAEIFSKIYLYVLLGVGVGAWIHGYIPTEMIVAYTGENRWYSVPLAVIMGVPMYASAASVMPLIEVLTSKGMLLGTALSLMMAITALSLPEALILKRILHIKLIAIFFGIVALGIMGVGYLFNALL; via the coding sequence ATGTTTGATTTATGGGAAAAAATGGTTGATTTTCTTGTATATGGAGTTTTTGGGCTCGATGCAACAACGCAAAAAGCACAAGCATTGCACTTTTTTATTTTTGATACGGTAAAAATTTACATTCTTTTAATCAGCATCATTTTTCTGATCTCTTTTTTACGTACCTACTTCAATACCGAAAAAATCAGAGCCTATTTACAGCGAAGAAGCACGTTTATGGGAAACATCCTAGCCGCACTTTTTGGCATCATAACGCCCTTTTGTTCCTGCTCAGCTATACCCCTCTTTTTGGGCTTTATGCAAGCGCGTATTCCTATGGGGATTACCTTTAGTTTTCTTATTTCAAGTCCTATGAACAATGAAGTTGCAATTGCACTTTTGTTTGGACTGTTTGGCTGGAAAATCACAGCACTTTATATTGGTTTTGGATTATTGGTTGCGATTTTGGGTGGATATGTGATTGGAAAATTAAAGCTAGAGCGTTATGTACTGATTCCTGTTAAACCCATGGAAGGCGAGCTAGAAGAGGTACAGATAAGCCTTTCATTCACGAAACGTCTTGCAGAGGCGTGGCAAAATACCGCTGAGATTTTTAGCAAAATTTATCTGTATGTACTACTGGGAGTTGGGGTTGGGGCGTGGATACATGGGTATATTCCTACCGAAATGATAGTGGCTTATACGGGAGAGAATAGATGGTACAGCGTGCCGCTTGCTGTTATCATGGGTGTACCGATGTATGCGAGTGCTGCTAGTGTTATGCCTCTCATTGAGGTTTTAACTTCCAAAGGAATGTTGCTTGGAACAGCACTTAGTTTGATGATGGCAATCACTGCACTGAGTCTGCCTGAGGCACTCATCTTAAAACGTATTTTACATATCAAACTCATTGCAATCTTTTTTGGCATCGTGGCTTTAGGAATTATGGGTGTTGGGTATCTGTTTAATGCGCTTTTATAG
- a CDS encoding MqnA/MqnD/SBP family protein, giving the protein MVFGKIDYINLLPFHVFLKKSSLPSAFKRSCEHQKNVPAVINHKLRKRKVDAAFISSIESKRKNITPLNVGIVAQKNVKSVIIKEGVSKKDPASATSNMLARVLGLKGEVFIGDRALKLYLQDPDAYIDLGQTWNNKYHLPFVFARFCVNQHQRFYKKLSKKFVQQPIKIPNYILSKYARERGILEKDIKEYLKLISYTIARKEQKALFIFLKKAHQLQ; this is encoded by the coding sequence ATGGTTTTTGGCAAGATAGATTACATCAATCTTCTTCCTTTTCATGTTTTTTTGAAAAAGTCCTCTCTTCCAAGCGCTTTTAAACGCTCATGTGAACATCAAAAGAATGTTCCAGCCGTTATCAATCACAAACTACGTAAACGTAAAGTCGATGCGGCATTTATTTCAAGCATTGAAAGTAAGCGCAAAAATATAACACCACTCAATGTAGGAATTGTGGCACAAAAAAATGTCAAAAGCGTTATCATCAAAGAAGGAGTTTCCAAAAAAGACCCTGCATCAGCAACGTCTAACATGCTCGCACGTGTTTTAGGGCTTAAAGGTGAAGTGTTTATTGGCGATCGTGCTCTAAAGCTTTATTTACAAGATCCTGATGCGTATATCGATCTTGGTCAAACATGGAACAACAAATACCATTTACCTTTTGTCTTTGCACGATTTTGTGTTAATCAACACCAACGTTTTTACAAAAAACTCTCCAAAAAGTTCGTGCAACAACCTATTAAAATCCCAAATTATATTCTTTCAAAATATGCACGAGAACGTGGAATTTTAGAAAAAGATATTAAAGAGTATCTCAAACTTATCAGCTATACTATTGCTAGAAAAGAGCAAAAAGCACTCTTTATTTTTTTAAAAAAAGCACATCAATTACAATAA
- a CDS encoding ABC transporter ATP-binding protein, with amino-acid sequence MLQAQHLKKVYHTGEVVQEVIKDFSLEIHEGEFISLVGPSGSGKSTVLNMLGCLDTPTQGTITINNTATTTMNRTQRAYFRGENIGFIFQSFNLIPVLSVYENVEYPLIMVQNLEEKERQKRVLTLLEEVGMLEHKDKTPDKISGGQMQRVAIARALVTNPKIVFADEPTANLDSKTAYMIIELMKKIQKEHHTTFVFATHDEKIVANVDRLITIVDGEIVEEKRMMR; translated from the coding sequence ATGCTTCAAGCACAGCACCTCAAGAAGGTTTATCATACGGGCGAAGTGGTTCAAGAGGTTATCAAGGATTTCTCTTTAGAGATTCATGAGGGTGAATTTATCTCTCTCGTTGGACCTAGCGGAAGTGGTAAAAGTACGGTGCTGAACATGCTAGGCTGCTTAGACACACCCACTCAAGGTACGATTACCATCAACAACACGGCAACAACGACGATGAATAGAACGCAAAGAGCGTATTTTAGGGGTGAAAATATTGGGTTTATTTTTCAAAGTTTCAATCTCATTCCTGTGTTAAGCGTGTATGAAAATGTTGAGTATCCTCTTATCATGGTACAAAACCTTGAGGAAAAGGAGCGCCAAAAGCGGGTGTTAACGCTTTTGGAAGAGGTAGGGATGTTAGAGCATAAAGATAAAACACCCGATAAAATCTCAGGCGGTCAAATGCAGCGTGTTGCCATTGCAAGGGCACTTGTAACCAACCCTAAGATTGTTTTTGCGGATGAGCCGACAGCTAACTTAGACAGTAAAACAGCCTATATGATTATAGAGCTGATGAAAAAAATCCAAAAAGAGCATCACACAACGTTCGTTTTTGCAACACATGATGAAAAAATTGTTGCTAATGTTGATAGACTCATTACTATTGTGGATGGGGAAATCGTAGAAGAAAAAAGGATGATGCGATGA
- a CDS encoding rhodanese-like domain-containing protein, with protein MKKVILMALALTTLMSATEIKKVSFDEYLSKFDYKEREAMKIKTPDMLALVEEGKAILVDVRFAEEFEVWHMNFAKNIPLNELPKRLHELPKDKLIITACPHNDRSNLARLFLVQNGYNAKYLNDGLLKTADFLRGENAKEFLEAYKTDKEKK; from the coding sequence ATGAAAAAAGTAATTTTAATGGCGTTGGCACTGACAACGTTGATGAGTGCAACGGAGATTAAAAAAGTGAGTTTTGATGAGTACCTTTCAAAATTTGATTATAAAGAACGTGAAGCTATGAAAATCAAAACACCCGATATGTTAGCCCTTGTTGAAGAGGGGAAAGCTATTTTAGTGGATGTTCGCTTTGCGGAAGAATTTGAGGTATGGCATATGAATTTTGCTAAAAATATTCCTTTAAATGAACTTCCAAAACGTCTTCATGAATTACCAAAAGATAAACTCATCATTACAGCATGTCCGCACAATGATCGATCAAACCTTGCTAGGCTTTTTCTGGTGCAAAATGGTTATAACGCAAAATACCTCAATGATGGGCTTTTAAAAACAGCAGATTTTTTACGCGGTGAAAATGCTAAAGAGTTTTTAGAAGCGTACAAAACAGATAAGGAGAAAAAATGA
- a CDS encoding thioredoxin family protein translates to MKIEVLGTGCTKCHTLMANVKEAVAKKGIFAQIDKVEDIMKIMEYGVTSTPALVLDGKVVSSGKLLSADEIVTLLS, encoded by the coding sequence ATGAAAATTGAAGTCTTAGGAACAGGATGTACTAAGTGTCATACATTGATGGCAAATGTTAAAGAAGCTGTCGCAAAAAAAGGTATTTTTGCGCAAATAGACAAAGTCGAAGATATTATGAAAATTATGGAGTATGGTGTGACATCAACACCAGCATTGGTACTGGATGGTAAAGTCGTAAGTAGTGGTAAGCTTTTAAGTGCTGATGAAATAGTCACATTGTTGTCATAG
- the gdhA gene encoding NADP-specific glutamate dehydrogenase codes for MENYVENALKATIHSTPGQTEFYQAVKEVLTSLKPLLDADPKYAHYNIVERILIPDRQIIFRVPWIDDAGKIRSNIGYRVQFSNAIGPYKGGLRFHPSVNLSIIKFLGFEQIFKNSLTGLAIGGGKGGSDFDPKGKSEGEIMRFCQSFMIELSKYIGETIDVPAGDIGVGGREIGFMYGTYKRLTNRYEGILTGKGLNWGGSLARTEATGFGSVYFAENILNNIGDSIKGKTCTISGSGNVAIYTIQKLYELEAKPVTCSDSHGMIYDKNGIDLTLLKTIKEVHRQSLSEYAKAKPDAQYIPIEAYPKGMNAVWSIPCFAAFPSATQNELNLEDIKTLHKNGCRLVNEGANMPSTLDAIAYMQENKILFGPAKAANAGGVATSQLEMSQNASMQKWHFAKVDTKLRDIMKHIFDLSYATSQEFNDEGNLLLGANIAGFRKVADSMIDQGVV; via the coding sequence ATGGAAAACTACGTTGAAAATGCATTAAAAGCAACCATACACAGCACGCCTGGGCAAACTGAATTCTACCAAGCCGTCAAAGAGGTACTCACCTCTTTAAAACCTCTTTTAGACGCTGATCCAAAATATGCTCACTACAATATCGTTGAACGCATTCTCATTCCTGATCGTCAAATTATTTTTCGTGTTCCATGGATAGATGATGCGGGTAAAATTCGCTCCAATATAGGATATCGTGTTCAATTTAGCAATGCCATTGGACCTTACAAAGGTGGTCTTCGTTTTCATCCAAGCGTGAATCTTAGTATTATAAAATTCTTAGGTTTTGAGCAAATTTTCAAAAACTCTCTTACAGGCCTTGCGATTGGTGGCGGTAAAGGAGGCAGTGATTTTGACCCTAAAGGCAAAAGTGAAGGCGAAATCATGCGTTTTTGTCAATCATTCATGATTGAACTCTCCAAGTATATCGGTGAAACGATCGATGTTCCAGCAGGTGATATTGGCGTCGGTGGACGAGAAATTGGCTTTATGTATGGGACCTATAAACGTCTTACCAATCGATACGAAGGTATCCTTACAGGAAAAGGTCTCAATTGGGGTGGTTCACTTGCTCGCACCGAAGCAACAGGCTTTGGTTCTGTTTACTTTGCAGAAAATATCCTTAATAACATTGGTGATTCGATTAAAGGTAAAACATGCACTATTTCAGGCTCAGGAAATGTTGCGATTTATACGATCCAAAAGCTTTATGAATTAGAGGCAAAGCCTGTTACATGTAGCGACTCACATGGAATGATTTACGATAAAAATGGCATTGATCTCACGTTGCTTAAAACGATTAAAGAAGTCCATAGACAATCACTCAGTGAATATGCAAAAGCAAAACCGGATGCTCAATACATCCCAATAGAAGCGTATCCAAAAGGGATGAATGCTGTATGGAGCATTCCTTGTTTTGCGGCGTTTCCAAGTGCAACACAAAATGAACTTAATCTTGAAGATATCAAAACACTTCATAAAAATGGATGTCGCTTAGTCAATGAAGGTGCAAATATGCCAAGCACTCTTGATGCTATCGCGTATATGCAAGAAAATAAAATTCTTTTTGGACCTGCAAAAGCAGCAAATGCAGGCGGTGTTGCGACCAGTCAATTAGAGATGAGTCAAAATGCGAGTATGCAAAAATGGCATTTTGCAAAAGTCGATACAAAACTAAGAGATATTATGAAACATATTTTTGATCTCTCTTATGCGACATCACAAGAGTTTAACGACGAGGGTAATCTGCTTTTAGGAGCCAATATTGCTGGTTTTAGAAAAGTAGCTGATTCGATGATTGATCAAGGTGTTGTATAG
- a CDS encoding thioredoxin family protein, whose product MKKIIVLAVLTFVLVGCGEPKVESKTPAVSSLKQTHESSLMLEATPYAQIVPHIGTKPMLLEFGSTSCASCVEMGKLLYRVKQEYPQSAIYFIEVRNEQQAIRDYKIQMIPTQVYLDAKGTESDRHIGATNYERLIAKLKEQKIIL is encoded by the coding sequence ATGAAAAAAATAATTGTTTTAGCTGTATTAACCTTCGTTTTGGTGGGCTGTGGTGAACCAAAAGTAGAATCCAAAACGCCTGCGGTATCTTCTTTGAAACAGACGCACGAGAGCTCTTTGATGTTAGAGGCAACTCCTTATGCACAGATTGTCCCTCATATAGGTACAAAACCGATGCTCTTAGAGTTTGGTTCGACCAGTTGTGCTTCGTGTGTTGAGATGGGAAAACTCCTCTATCGTGTCAAGCAAGAATATCCACAAAGTGCAATCTATTTTATTGAAGTTCGCAATGAACAACAAGCGATTCGTGATTATAAGATACAGATGATTCCGACACAAGTTTACCTCGATGCCAAAGGGACAGAGAGCGATAGACACATTGGTGCAACTAACTATGAGCGACTAATTGCAAAATTAAAAGAACAAAAAATCATTTTATAA
- a CDS encoding ABC transporter permease, with the protein MNNIFKISYRNLKRNGRRTLLTTSLITLGVVFVLLYTALSGSFKNYTVGQITDSVMGHIQIHKKGYVASVDNLPLDKNLNAKMLEFIESKLEMNPYIASYSYRIKFGAMFSNFTSTTNIRLNAIDPEDEFETLPLLRDRVLDMNETLKAGEIIVPELLIKGMDVKIGDTIVLVANNKSGSVNGINLKVAGILGQVMGPGGRDGYIHMDDAKKVLRMNNEVEVSEIVLRLKDVEQLSVAEKSLQPILEKLNKEGKSVFEIHTWQQLSPFYNIIKMIDLMNVSIKIILISIVLISILNVMIMSVYERIREIGTIAAIGTPPMSIVKLFLCEGLMMGALGAFLGSILSLGIVFILNFVKITYSFGQQSGLVLIPKLALSDVLSVSAIVIVISLIASISPSIKASRLDPVEALRTY; encoded by the coding sequence ATGAATAATATCTTTAAAATATCCTACCGAAATCTTAAACGTAATGGCAGAAGAACCCTATTAACAACCTCACTCATCACTTTAGGCGTGGTTTTTGTACTTCTTTATACTGCGCTCTCTGGAAGTTTCAAAAACTATACCGTAGGACAAATCACAGATTCTGTGATGGGACATATTCAGATTCATAAAAAAGGGTATGTCGCTTCTGTGGATAACCTCCCATTAGATAAAAATCTCAACGCAAAGATGTTAGAGTTTATAGAATCAAAGTTGGAAATGAACCCGTATATTGCAAGCTACAGTTATCGCATCAAATTTGGTGCGATGTTTTCAAACTTTACTAGCACTACAAATATTAGACTCAATGCAATTGATCCTGAGGATGAATTTGAAACCTTGCCTTTACTAAGAGATCGGGTTTTGGATATGAATGAAACGCTCAAAGCAGGGGAGATTATCGTTCCAGAACTTTTGATAAAAGGGATGGATGTTAAAATCGGCGATACCATTGTTTTGGTTGCCAATAATAAAAGTGGCTCAGTGAATGGCATCAATCTTAAAGTTGCTGGTATCTTAGGCCAAGTCATGGGACCTGGTGGACGTGATGGTTACATTCATATGGATGATGCTAAAAAAGTACTGCGTATGAATAACGAGGTAGAAGTGAGTGAAATCGTTCTTCGACTTAAAGATGTGGAACAACTCAGTGTTGCCGAAAAATCGTTGCAACCCATCTTAGAAAAGCTCAACAAAGAGGGTAAATCTGTTTTTGAAATCCATACGTGGCAACAACTCTCTCCATTTTATAACATCATTAAGATGATCGACTTGATGAACGTTTCTATCAAAATTATTTTGATCTCTATTGTGCTTATTTCCATTTTGAACGTTATGATTATGAGTGTTTATGAGCGTATACGAGAGATTGGAACGATAGCGGCCATTGGTACACCGCCTATGAGCATCGTTAAACTTTTTTTATGCGAAGGGCTGATGATGGGAGCGCTTGGTGCATTCCTTGGAAGCATTTTATCGCTAGGTATAGTGTTTATTCTCAATTTTGTCAAAATTACCTATAGCTTTGGGCAACAAAGCGGTTTAGTGCTTATTCCAAAACTGGCTTTGAGTGATGTTTTGAGTGTCAGTGCTATTGTTATCGTGATATCACTGATCGCATCTATCTCACCTTCGATTAAAGCTTCAAGACTCGATCCTGTTGAAGCTTTACGTACGTACTAG
- a CDS encoding rod shape-determining protein, with product MFSLFRSSHAFAIDLGTNNTLVYQPSKGIILDEPTSIAFDSKRSSFIDYGASSKRMSGKNPKHIEVMHPLSKGAISNLTVAKAYIKEVIARITQSRFFKPTIVVSVPSDLNIMERNAVVEACKDGGAREVMLIKDPFSAALGSEQAIERPQGVLVLDIGAGVSDISLLSCNGIVMSKSLRIAGNDLDEAIIEYFKAHKRILISQSDAERLKKELGTLFEKEEKTLQINVKNLITRLPESFVASSKDVHQAILPLADKMVTLTHSMLSELPPVFAQDIYDQGILLTGGSSMLQGLDRYISTKLEIEVNAVKNPLQNIILGAGRALEETRYNPLFGA from the coding sequence ATGTTTTCTCTCTTTCGCTCGTCCCATGCCTTCGCAATTGACCTTGGCACGAATAATACGCTTGTGTACCAACCAAGCAAGGGAATTATTTTAGATGAACCGACCTCTATCGCATTTGATAGTAAGCGAAGTTCTTTTATAGATTATGGTGCCAGTTCAAAACGTATGTCAGGAAAAAATCCTAAGCATATCGAAGTGATGCACCCATTATCAAAAGGTGCGATTTCTAATTTAACAGTTGCAAAAGCCTATATTAAAGAGGTGATTGCACGCATTACACAGAGTCGATTTTTTAAACCAACCATTGTCGTCAGCGTACCAAGCGATTTGAATATCATGGAACGCAATGCTGTTGTAGAGGCATGTAAAGACGGTGGCGCGCGTGAAGTGATGCTGATCAAAGATCCGTTCTCTGCAGCCCTTGGTTCAGAACAAGCAATTGAGCGACCGCAAGGGGTTTTAGTCCTTGATATAGGTGCTGGTGTAAGCGATATATCACTACTTTCATGCAATGGTATTGTGATGAGTAAATCGCTTCGTATTGCAGGGAATGATTTGGATGAGGCGATTATTGAGTATTTTAAGGCACATAAGCGTATTTTGATTTCTCAAAGTGATGCAGAACGCCTGAAAAAGGAGCTTGGAACGCTCTTTGAGAAAGAGGAAAAAACACTTCAAATCAATGTGAAGAATCTTATCACGCGCCTTCCTGAGAGTTTTGTAGCAAGTTCCAAAGATGTACATCAAGCCATTTTACCTCTTGCCGATAAAATGGTCACACTTACACACAGTATGCTTTCTGAACTACCTCCTGTTTTTGCACAAGATATTTATGATCAGGGTATTTTACTCACAGGTGGTTCATCGATGCTTCAAGGCTTAGATCGTTATATTTCTACAAAATTAGAGATAGAGGTCAACGCGGTGAAAAATCCTCTACAAAACATCATCCTAGGGGCAGGGCGTGCCCTTGAAGAGACACGCTATAACCCACTTTTTGGTGCTTAA
- a CDS encoding cytochrome c biogenesis CcdA family protein produces the protein MNAEQMLIEMTSQFGVWAIVASFGIGLLTSLAPCSIITLPLLAASALGLSGDLTPKQKKVFIYQYSLLFVLGLVISFSLLMLLVSKMGMMLSLAPFWAYLLAALATFTVVAYALGFISVLDKEKVARKFLKLKLFGAIIIGLIFGLVSTPCASAPLVAIITIASQSGWVYSYALVLAFAIGHGMLLLVAGTSLGFTQSVVSSKKISSLSRFINGIFIVILVGIGVYFLYQTYLVF, from the coding sequence ATGAATGCAGAGCAGATGCTGATTGAAATGACTTCACAGTTTGGGGTGTGGGCGATTGTTGCTTCATTTGGCATTGGTCTTTTGACCTCACTCGCTCCATGTTCCATCATCACTTTGCCTCTGCTTGCTGCGAGTGCTTTGGGGCTTTCAGGCGATCTCACTCCAAAGCAGAAAAAAGTCTTTATTTACCAATACTCGCTTCTGTTTGTTTTGGGCTTGGTCATCAGTTTTTCACTGTTGATGCTTCTGGTTTCCAAGATGGGCATGATGCTCTCCCTTGCGCCTTTTTGGGCGTATCTGCTCGCGGCACTTGCAACATTTACAGTGGTTGCCTATGCCCTTGGATTTATTTCTGTGTTAGACAAAGAGAAAGTTGCACGTAAGTTTTTAAAGCTCAAACTCTTTGGAGCAATCATCATTGGGCTTATTTTTGGATTGGTAAGTACGCCGTGTGCCTCTGCTCCTTTGGTTGCCATCATCACCATTGCAAGTCAGAGCGGTTGGGTTTATTCCTACGCCCTTGTTTTAGCATTTGCCATAGGGCATGGGATGTTGCTGTTGGTGGCTGGAACATCGCTTGGATTTACACAAAGTGTCGTTTCCAGTAAAAAAATCAGTAGCCTTAGCCGTTTTATTAATGGCATTTTTATAGTGATTTTAGTGGGAATTGGCGTTTATTTTCTCTATCAAACGTACCTTGTATTTTAG
- a CDS encoding outer membrane lipoprotein-sorting protein, whose product MKKTLLFLLTAVVLFGAENILEQVDKKLSPSSADSYKKLINIEPDGSKKEFLLYQIKKDKDKIVSLFLQPDSEKGRSTLRLDENMWLYLPEVGKPIRITSMQSVVGGVFNNSDIMQLDFSAEYDIKSEKDEGAVLVLDLKAKNETVAYDKLLMEVDKKTVTPTKIACYTSTGMLIKTLYYKDIKDFGGGIIRAAVIETDSPLYKGYKSIMVYGKITERKVSDELFTIENIGKVHEFRK is encoded by the coding sequence ATGAAAAAAACACTACTTTTTTTACTGACAGCAGTGGTTCTTTTTGGAGCTGAAAATATCTTGGAGCAGGTCGATAAAAAGCTAAGCCCTAGTTCTGCAGATAGTTATAAAAAACTGATTAACATTGAGCCTGATGGGAGTAAAAAAGAGTTTTTGCTCTATCAAATCAAAAAAGACAAAGATAAAATTGTCTCTTTATTTTTGCAACCAGATAGTGAAAAAGGCAGAAGCACACTAAGGCTTGATGAAAATATGTGGCTCTATTTACCTGAAGTAGGCAAGCCGATTCGCATCACTTCAATGCAAAGTGTGGTAGGTGGGGTGTTTAATAACAGTGATATTATGCAGTTAGATTTTTCAGCGGAGTATGACATCAAAAGTGAAAAAGATGAAGGAGCCGTTCTTGTTTTAGATCTTAAGGCTAAAAATGAGACAGTAGCTTACGATAAACTGTTGATGGAAGTCGATAAAAAAACAGTCACACCCACAAAAATCGCCTGTTATACGTCAACAGGGATGCTCATAAAAACACTTTACTATAAAGATATTAAAGACTTTGGTGGCGGCATCATCAGAGCTGCTGTCATTGAGACAGATTCGCCACTCTATAAAGGCTATAAGTCGATTATGGTATATGGAAAGATTACAGAGCGTAAAGTTTCTGATGAACTCTTTACCATTGAAAATATCGGCAAAGTTCATGAGTTTAGAAAATAG
- a CDS encoding arsenate reductase ArsC, translated as MKKVLILCTGNSCRSIIAEALVNAKLEGIIAYSAGVRASGKVNAYAKKVLEEEGIWKDSYHSKVLDEVINLDFDLVVTVCDHAHETCPMFPRLTKKIHVGFSDPDGKDYGAFILTYQAIEAELLPIIKEKLL; from the coding sequence ATGAAAAAAGTACTGATTTTATGCACAGGAAATAGCTGTCGAAGCATCATCGCGGAAGCACTGGTCAATGCAAAATTAGAAGGCATCATAGCTTACAGTGCGGGCGTACGTGCGAGTGGTAAAGTGAATGCGTATGCAAAAAAAGTCTTAGAAGAAGAGGGTATCTGGAAAGATTCGTATCATTCTAAAGTCTTGGATGAAGTCATTAATCTTGACTTTGATTTGGTGGTAACTGTGTGTGACCATGCTCATGAAACCTGTCCGATGTTCCCTCGTCTTACAAAAAAAATCCATGTTGGTTTCTCTGATCCTGATGGTAAAGATTATGGGGCGTTTATTCTTACCTATCAAGCGATTGAAGCCGAATTACTACCGATCATCAAAGAAAAACTTTTATGA